One Streptomyces sp. ML-6 genomic region harbors:
- the lepA gene encoding translation elongation factor 4 has protein sequence MPATPTNVPEPSRTDPALIRNFCIIAHIDHGKSTLADRMLQLTGVVDQRQMRAQYLDRMDIERERGITIKSQAVRLPWAPTTGEDQGRTHVLNMIDTPGHVDFTYEVSRSLAACEGTILLVDAAQGIEAQTLANLYLAMENDLTIVPVLNKIDLPAAQPEKFSEELANLIGCQPEDVLKVSAKTGVGVDALLDRVVKDVPAPVGVADAPARAMIFDSVYDSYRGVVTYVRVVDGQLNKRERIRMMSTGAAHELLEIGVSSPEMTPADGLGVGEVGYIITGVKDVRQSKVGDTITSLNKGATEALGGYKDPKPMVFSGLYPLDGSDYPDLREALDKLQLNDAALVYEPETSAALGFGFRVGFLGLLHLDVIRERLEREFGLDLIATAPNVVYRVDMEDGTEHTVTNPSEFPEGKIDKVHEPVVRATILAPSEFIGAIMELCQNRRGTLLGMDYLSEDRVEIRYTLPLAEIVFDFFDQLKSKTRGYASLDYEPTGEQTAQLVKVDILLHGDKVDAFSAVTHKDKAYAYGVRLVAKLRELIPRQNFEVPIQAAIGSRVIARETVRAIRKDVLAKCYGGDISRKRKLLEKQKEGKKRMKMVGNVEVPQEAFIAVLSTDESAGDGKGKK, from the coding sequence GTGCCCGCGACTCCTACCAACGTGCCCGAGCCGAGCCGTACCGACCCGGCGCTGATCCGCAACTTCTGCATCATCGCGCACATCGACCACGGCAAGTCGACCCTCGCCGACCGGATGCTCCAGCTGACCGGCGTGGTCGACCAGCGGCAGATGCGTGCTCAGTACCTCGACCGGATGGACATCGAGCGCGAGCGCGGCATCACCATCAAGTCCCAGGCGGTGCGTCTGCCCTGGGCCCCCACCACGGGCGAGGACCAGGGCCGCACCCACGTCCTCAACATGATCGACACTCCGGGCCACGTGGACTTCACCTACGAGGTCTCCCGTTCGCTCGCCGCCTGCGAGGGCACGATCCTGCTGGTGGACGCCGCACAGGGCATCGAGGCCCAGACCCTGGCCAACCTCTACCTGGCGATGGAGAACGACCTCACCATCGTCCCGGTGCTCAACAAGATCGATCTGCCGGCCGCGCAGCCCGAGAAGTTCTCCGAGGAGCTGGCGAACCTCATCGGCTGCCAGCCGGAGGACGTGCTCAAGGTCTCCGCGAAGACCGGCGTGGGCGTGGACGCGCTGCTCGACCGGGTGGTCAAGGACGTTCCGGCCCCGGTCGGGGTGGCGGACGCCCCGGCCCGCGCGATGATCTTCGACTCGGTCTACGACTCGTACCGCGGCGTCGTCACGTACGTCCGTGTCGTCGACGGACAGCTCAACAAGCGTGAGCGCATCAGGATGATGTCCACCGGCGCCGCCCACGAGCTGCTGGAGATCGGGGTGTCCTCCCCGGAGATGACCCCGGCCGACGGCCTCGGCGTGGGCGAGGTCGGCTACATCATCACCGGTGTGAAGGACGTCCGGCAGTCCAAGGTCGGTGACACCATCACCTCCCTGAACAAGGGCGCGACCGAGGCGCTGGGCGGCTACAAGGACCCCAAGCCGATGGTGTTCTCGGGGCTGTACCCGCTGGACGGGTCGGACTATCCGGACCTGCGCGAGGCGCTCGACAAGCTCCAGCTCAACGACGCCGCCCTGGTGTACGAGCCGGAGACCTCCGCGGCCCTCGGCTTCGGCTTCCGCGTCGGCTTCCTCGGCCTGCTCCACCTCGACGTGATCCGGGAGCGCCTGGAGCGCGAGTTCGGTCTCGACCTGATCGCCACCGCCCCCAACGTGGTCTACCGCGTCGACATGGAGGACGGCACCGAACACACGGTCACGAACCCGAGCGAGTTCCCCGAGGGCAAGATCGACAAGGTGCACGAGCCCGTCGTGCGCGCCACGATCCTGGCCCCCAGCGAGTTCATCGGCGCGATCATGGAGCTCTGCCAGAACCGGCGCGGCACCCTGCTCGGCATGGACTACCTCTCCGAGGACCGGGTCGAGATCCGCTACACCCTGCCGCTCGCCGAGATCGTCTTCGACTTCTTCGACCAGCTGAAGTCCAAGACCCGGGGCTACGCCTCCCTCGACTACGAGCCCACCGGCGAGCAGACCGCCCAGCTCGTCAAGGTCGACATCCTGCTGCACGGCGACAAGGTCGACGCCTTCTCCGCGGTCACGCACAAGGACAAGGCGTACGCATACGGCGTGCGGCTCGTCGCCAAGCTGCGCGAACTGATCCCGCGGCAGAACTTCGAGGTGCCGATCCAGGCCGCCATCGGGTCCCGGGTCATCGCCCGTGAGACCGTCCGCGCCATCCGCAAGGACGTCCTCGCCAAGTGCTACGGCGGTGACATCTCCCGCAAGCGGAAGCTGCTGGAGAAGCAGAAGGAAGGCAAGAAGCGGATGAAGATGGTCGGCAACGTGGAGGTGCCGCAGGAGGCCTTCATCGCCGTGCTGTCGACGGACGAGTCGGCCGGGGACGGCAAGGGCAAGAAGTAG
- the rpsT gene encoding 30S ribosomal protein S20, which yields MANIKSQIKRNKTNEKARLRNKAVKSSLKTAIRKAREAAAAGDVEKATTAARDASRALDKAVSKGVIHKNAAANKKSALASKVASLQG from the coding sequence GTGGCGAACATCAAGTCCCAGATCAAGCGGAACAAGACGAACGAGAAGGCGCGCCTGCGCAACAAGGCCGTCAAGTCCTCGCTCAAGACCGCTATCCGCAAGGCCCGTGAGGCTGCCGCCGCCGGTGACGTCGAGAAGGCCACCACGGCCGCTCGCGACGCCTCCCGCGCGCTGGACAAGGCCGTCTCGAAGGGTGTCATCCACAAGAACGCCGCCGCCAACAAGAAGTCGGCGCTGGCTTCCAAGGTGGCCTCCCTCCAGGGCTGA
- the holA gene encoding DNA polymerase III subunit delta: MATRKNSTDDPLAPVTLAVGQEDLLLDRAVQQVVAAARASDADTDVRDLTSDQLQPGTLAELTSPSLFAERKVVIVRNAQDLSADSVKDVKAYLGDPVEEIILVLLHAGGAKGKGLLDAARKAGAREVPCPKTTKPAERLSFVRSEFRALGRSATPEACQALVDAIGSDLRELASAVSQLVADVEGTIDEAVVARYYTGRAEASSFTVADRAVEGRAAEALEALRWSLSTGVAPVLITSALAQGVRAIGKLSSARGGRPADLARELGMPPWKIDRVRQQMRGWTPDGVALALRAVADADAGVKGGGDDPEYALEKAVVAVARAARSGRQR; encoded by the coding sequence ATGGCCACCAGAAAGAACTCCACCGACGACCCGCTCGCTCCCGTCACGCTCGCCGTGGGACAGGAGGACCTGCTCCTGGACCGTGCCGTGCAGCAGGTGGTGGCGGCCGCCCGCGCCTCCGACGCCGACACGGACGTCCGCGACCTCACCTCCGACCAGCTCCAGCCCGGCACCCTCGCCGAGCTGACGAGCCCCTCGCTCTTCGCCGAGCGCAAGGTGGTGATCGTGCGCAATGCGCAGGACCTCTCCGCCGACTCGGTCAAGGACGTCAAGGCGTACCTCGGCGACCCGGTCGAGGAGATCATCCTCGTGCTGCTGCACGCGGGCGGTGCCAAGGGGAAGGGGCTGCTGGACGCGGCGCGCAAGGCAGGGGCGCGGGAGGTCCCCTGCCCGAAGACGACCAAGCCGGCCGAGCGGCTCTCGTTCGTCCGGTCGGAGTTCCGGGCCCTGGGGCGTTCGGCGACGCCCGAGGCGTGCCAGGCGCTGGTCGACGCCATCGGCAGCGATCTGCGGGAGCTGGCGAGCGCGGTCTCGCAGCTCGTCGCGGACGTCGAGGGCACGATCGACGAGGCGGTCGTCGCCCGTTACTACACGGGCCGTGCGGAGGCGTCGAGTTTCACGGTCGCCGACCGTGCCGTGGAAGGGCGGGCTGCGGAGGCGCTCGAAGCGTTGCGCTGGTCGCTGTCGACCGGGGTGGCGCCCGTGCTGATCACCAGCGCGCTGGCCCAGGGGGTCCGGGCCATCGGCAAGCTGTCCTCGGCCCGCGGGGGGCGCCCTGCGGACCTCGCCCGTGAGCTGGGCATGCCGCCGTGGAAGATCGACCGGGTGCGCCAGCAGATGCGCGGGTGGACGCCCGACGGGGTGGCGCTGGCGCTGCGGGCCGTCGCGGACGCCGACGCGGGGGTCAAGGGCGGCGGCGACGATCCGGAGTACGCGCTGGAGAAGGCCGTGGTCGCGGTGGCGAGAGCGGCACGGTCGGGGCGCCAGCGGTAG
- a CDS encoding YceI family protein, with the protein MFGRWLGKRRALGAGQGNALAGLEVPHTAGLLSCRVLDPVNEIVPQAEFVVTDGSGRKVFRGETDPFGNVLATVPAGEYRLAVTAEGFTPFQASATVVESGHASLGDVTLQLATPPQLPAPGDWEVEPMHSQIGFTARHIGLARIHGRFNTFAGAVRIADRMEDSAMHVVIDASSIDTNVQMRDDHLRSSDFLDVGRYPTMEFYSDRFVHRGGTRWGVTGALTLHGVSRTVTLDTQYLGVGNGLEGETRAACRATTELHREDFTLTWQTMLARGIAAIGSSISIDMDIQIVPKD; encoded by the coding sequence ATGTTCGGTCGTTGGCTGGGGAAGAGGCGGGCGCTGGGTGCGGGGCAGGGCAACGCCCTCGCCGGACTGGAGGTGCCGCACACCGCGGGACTGCTCAGCTGCCGGGTGCTCGACCCCGTCAACGAGATCGTGCCGCAGGCCGAGTTCGTGGTCACGGACGGCTCGGGCCGCAAGGTGTTCCGGGGCGAGACGGACCCGTTCGGCAACGTCCTCGCCACCGTCCCGGCCGGTGAGTACCGACTGGCCGTCACGGCCGAGGGCTTCACCCCGTTCCAGGCCTCGGCCACGGTCGTCGAGAGCGGCCACGCGAGCCTGGGCGACGTGACCCTGCAACTGGCCACGCCTCCGCAGCTGCCCGCGCCGGGGGACTGGGAGGTCGAGCCGATGCACTCGCAGATCGGCTTCACGGCCCGGCACATCGGCCTGGCGCGCATCCACGGCCGGTTCAACACCTTCGCGGGCGCCGTCCGGATCGCCGACCGCATGGAGGACTCGGCCATGCACGTGGTCATCGACGCCTCGTCGATCGACACGAACGTCCAGATGCGCGACGACCACCTGCGGTCCAGCGACTTCCTCGACGTCGGGCGCTATCCGACGATGGAGTTCTACAGCGACCGCTTCGTCCACCGGGGCGGCACCCGCTGGGGCGTGACCGGCGCGCTCACCCTGCACGGCGTCAGCCGTACCGTCACGCTGGACACCCAGTACCTCGGCGTGGGCAACGGCCTGGAGGGCGAGACCCGGGCCGCCTGCCGGGCCACCACGGAGCTGCACCGCGAGGACTTCACGCTCACCTGGCAGACCATGCTGGCCCGCGGCATCGCGGCCATCGGTTCCAGCATCTCCATCGACATGGACATCCAGATCGTCCCCAAGGACTGA
- a CDS encoding ComEC/Rec2 family competence protein, which translates to MSDLDVHAASSSRLGASEPRQEGPVDLRLVPPAVAAWGGAALALSAPGKWTVAGVLLCAGAAMVLLAVSGRSATRALSGRRRPDSAGARADTAPGGRSAGAGGGTSEDGGAVRDRWRSSVTATATAAALLCAAAGAASAGLHGADVRQGPVRTLAQRFVRIEADVTITSDARQTVPKVRGDHSTPASLLVDAEITRLTGPDGAVTRLGTPVLLIVPPGGPTGQWQQLLPSTRLRVTGRLAPPLHEGERSAAALRLEGKGPPRITGPPTLPQRTAGALRDGLRRATERLEPDARALLPGLVVGDTSRVTPELREAFKAADLTHLTAVSGANLAILLVLLIGPPGTALRAERRGLAPRLGISLRMTALLGGALTLAFVIVCRPEPSVLRAAACGSITLLAIGTGRRRSLIPALAAAVLLLVLHDPWLARSYGFVLSVLATGALLTIAPRWSDALQRRGVPPRPAEALAAAAAAQAVCAPVVVLLASRVSLVAVPCNLLAEFAVAPATVLGFAVLALAPVCMPVAELLARVAGWPAGWIATVARTGASLPGAEIDWPDGAKGAVLLAGLTALMVLLARRFAHHPWVCSAAALLLVLAVLRPVPLTRVLTGWPPPGWAFAMCDVGQGDALVLAAGNGAGVVVDAGPDPRPVDRCLRDLGVTEVPLLILTHFHADHVRGLPGVLRGRAVGAIQTTSLDEPPDQVAFVRRTAAGAGVPLVRAAPGERRRIGPLDWRVLWPAGGAGPGGLPSGPGIDPVPREPNDASVTLYVRTGGVSLLLLGDLEPPAQQGLLRRHPALPEADVLKVAHHGSAYQDPALLRGVHPRIALVSVGRDNPYGHPAARTLDTLRAGGAVVLRTDTDGAIAVAGAGAGLRAVGRS; encoded by the coding sequence ATGAGCGATCTGGACGTGCACGCGGCGTCGAGCAGCCGGCTCGGCGCCTCGGAACCCCGGCAGGAGGGGCCGGTCGATCTTCGTCTGGTTCCTCCGGCGGTGGCGGCCTGGGGCGGGGCGGCCCTCGCGCTGAGCGCGCCGGGGAAGTGGACGGTGGCGGGCGTACTGCTCTGCGCCGGCGCGGCGATGGTGCTCCTGGCGGTGTCGGGCCGGTCGGCCACCCGTGCGCTGAGCGGACGGCGAAGGCCGGACAGTGCCGGAGCGCGCGCGGACACCGCACCGGGCGGGCGATCCGCAGGAGCCGGAGGAGGGACGTCGGAGGATGGTGGCGCGGTACGCGACCGGTGGCGGTCGTCCGTCACGGCGACCGCCACCGCTGCGGCGCTGCTCTGCGCGGCGGCCGGTGCCGCATCGGCCGGGCTGCACGGCGCGGACGTACGGCAGGGGCCGGTCCGGACACTGGCCCAGCGGTTCGTGAGGATCGAGGCGGACGTGACGATCACGTCCGATGCCCGGCAGACCGTGCCCAAGGTGCGCGGCGACCACAGCACACCCGCCTCCCTCCTCGTGGATGCCGAGATCACCCGCCTGACCGGACCCGACGGGGCAGTCACCCGGCTGGGCACACCGGTCCTGCTGATCGTTCCGCCTGGCGGACCGACGGGGCAGTGGCAGCAATTGCTCCCCTCCACCCGGCTGCGCGTCACCGGTCGGCTGGCACCACCGCTGCACGAGGGGGAACGCAGTGCCGCCGCCCTGCGGCTGGAGGGCAAGGGCCCGCCGCGCATCACTGGCCCTCCGACCCTTCCGCAGCGCACGGCGGGCGCCCTGCGCGACGGTCTGCGACGGGCGACCGAGCGGCTCGAACCCGATGCGCGGGCGCTGCTGCCGGGACTGGTGGTCGGCGACACCTCCCGGGTCACCCCCGAGCTGCGGGAGGCGTTCAAGGCGGCCGACCTCACCCACCTGACGGCGGTGTCCGGCGCCAACCTGGCGATCCTGCTCGTTCTCCTCATCGGGCCGCCCGGAACGGCACTGCGGGCCGAACGGCGGGGACTGGCACCCCGGTTGGGAATCTCGTTGCGGATGACGGCGTTGCTCGGCGGCGCGCTCACCCTCGCCTTCGTCATCGTCTGCCGCCCCGAGCCGAGCGTCCTGCGGGCGGCGGCCTGCGGATCGATCACGCTGCTCGCCATCGGCACGGGACGCCGCAGATCGCTGATCCCCGCGCTGGCCGCCGCGGTCCTGCTGTTGGTGCTCCACGATCCGTGGCTGGCACGGAGTTACGGCTTCGTCCTCTCCGTCCTGGCCACCGGAGCCCTGCTGACCATCGCCCCGAGGTGGAGCGACGCGTTGCAACGACGCGGGGTCCCGCCGCGGCCGGCCGAGGCGCTGGCCGCGGCCGCCGCGGCGCAGGCGGTGTGCGCGCCGGTCGTCGTGCTGCTCGCCTCCCGGGTCAGCCTGGTGGCGGTCCCGTGCAACCTGCTGGCCGAGTTCGCGGTGGCACCCGCCACCGTCCTCGGGTTCGCCGTGCTCGCCCTGGCGCCGGTGTGCATGCCGGTGGCGGAGCTGCTTGCCCGGGTCGCGGGATGGCCGGCCGGGTGGATCGCCACGGTGGCCCGCACCGGGGCGTCCCTGCCCGGGGCGGAGATCGACTGGCCCGACGGCGCGAAGGGCGCGGTGCTGCTCGCCGGGCTGACGGCCCTGATGGTGCTCCTCGCCCGCCGGTTCGCCCACCATCCCTGGGTCTGTTCGGCCGCCGCGCTGCTGCTGGTCCTCGCGGTGCTGCGTCCGGTGCCGCTCACCCGGGTGCTGACCGGGTGGCCGCCGCCGGGGTGGGCGTTCGCGATGTGCGACGTGGGTCAGGGGGACGCCCTGGTGCTGGCGGCGGGGAACGGTGCCGGGGTGGTCGTCGACGCCGGTCCCGACCCCCGGCCCGTCGACCGGTGCCTGCGGGATCTCGGGGTCACCGAGGTGCCGCTCCTGATCCTGACGCACTTCCACGCGGACCACGTGCGGGGGCTGCCCGGTGTGCTGCGGGGCAGAGCGGTGGGGGCGATCCAGACGACGAGCCTGGACGAACCGCCGGACCAGGTGGCGTTCGTACGGAGAACAGCGGCGGGGGCGGGCGTTCCCCTGGTGCGGGCCGCGCCCGGTGAGCGCCGCCGGATCGGTCCGCTCGACTGGCGGGTCCTGTGGCCCGCGGGCGGCGCCGGCCCCGGTGGGCTGCCGTCGGGCCCGGGAATCGACCCCGTGCCGCGGGAGCCGAACGACGCCAGCGTCACCCTGTACGTCCGGACCGGCGGAGTGTCCCTGTTGCTCCTCGGGGACCTCGAACCCCCGGCCCAGCAGGGGCTGCTGCGCAGACATCCCGCCCTGCCCGAAGCGGATGTGCTCAAGGTCGCCCACCACGGCTCCGCATACCAGGACCCCGCCCTGCTGCGCGGCGTGCATCCGAGGATCGCCCTGGTGAGCGTGGGCCGGGACAACCCCTACGGCCATCCGGCCGCACGTACCCTCGACACGCTCAGAGCCGGTGGTGCGGTGGTGCTGCGTACGGACACCGACGGGGCGATCGCCGTGGCGGGAGCCGGGGCCGGGTTGCGGGCAGTGGGCCGGTCGTGA
- a CDS encoding ComEA family DNA-binding protein, whose protein sequence is MPPVSGGSGRWRERVVPALRERVPVWLQLRCGLEPKALAALAVVLVAAGVFAAMHFWSARPQAVRAPRTVDEAAAHTRTPAPAQGNGAEPEPSPGLPPATGQGGRIVVDVSGKVRRPGIHELPSGARVADALRAAGGARAGTDLAGLNRARFLMDGEQIVVGVPPGASAPGSTGPSTTSGAGGTAADGGNSAAGPVSLNNASAEQLETLPGVGPVLARHIVDYRTRHGGFRSIDELREVNGIGDRRFADLRPLVGP, encoded by the coding sequence GTGCCCCCGGTCTCCGGCGGGTCGGGGCGGTGGCGGGAGCGGGTGGTTCCCGCGCTGCGGGAGCGGGTTCCGGTGTGGTTGCAGCTCAGGTGCGGTCTGGAGCCCAAGGCTCTCGCCGCGCTCGCCGTCGTCCTGGTCGCCGCCGGGGTCTTCGCCGCGATGCATTTCTGGTCCGCGCGTCCCCAGGCCGTACGGGCTCCCCGGACGGTCGACGAGGCGGCGGCGCACACCCGGACACCGGCCCCCGCGCAGGGGAACGGCGCAGAGCCCGAGCCGTCACCGGGCCTGCCACCCGCGACAGGTCAGGGCGGGCGCATCGTCGTCGATGTCAGCGGAAAGGTGCGGCGGCCGGGGATCCATGAACTGCCGTCCGGGGCACGGGTCGCCGACGCGCTGCGTGCGGCGGGCGGTGCCCGGGCCGGGACCGATCTCGCCGGGCTCAACCGGGCGCGGTTCCTCATGGACGGGGAGCAGATCGTGGTGGGCGTTCCACCGGGGGCTTCAGCTCCCGGCTCCACCGGACCCTCCACCACCAGTGGTGCGGGAGGAACCGCGGCGGACGGCGGGAACTCCGCGGCCGGACCGGTCAGCCTCAACAACGCCAGCGCCGAACAGCTGGAGACCCTGCCCGGCGTCGGCCCGGTCCTCGCCCGGCACATCGTCGACTACCGCACCCGGCACGGCGGTTTCCGTTCCATCGACGAACTGCGCGAGGTCAATGGGATCGGCGACCGCCGGTTCGCCGATCTCCGGCCGTTGGTGGGGCCATGA
- a CDS encoding DegV family protein, translating into MSRHVAIVTDSTAYLPPETMERHGIAAVPLTVVLGDQALEDGTEASARALATALQKRRPVTTSRPSPEVFAATYRAAAEAGAAGIVSLHLSAEISGTYDAALLAAKEAPVPVRVVDTGMVAMALGFCALAAAETTEAGGNLDEAVAVAEKRAEGTCAYFYVDTLDYLRRGGRIGAAQALLGSALAVKPLLQLDDGRIELLEKVRTASKAIARLEEIAAERAGSARVDIAVHHLGAPERAERLAERLCERVPGLVDLHVSEVGAVIGAHTGPGLLGAVVSPR; encoded by the coding sequence ATGTCCCGCCATGTCGCGATCGTCACCGATTCCACGGCCTACCTGCCGCCCGAGACGATGGAGCGGCACGGCATCGCCGCGGTGCCGCTGACCGTCGTTCTCGGGGACCAGGCTCTGGAGGACGGCACCGAGGCCTCGGCCCGTGCCCTCGCGACAGCGCTGCAGAAGCGCCGCCCCGTGACCACTTCCCGGCCCAGCCCGGAGGTCTTCGCCGCCACGTACCGCGCCGCGGCCGAGGCCGGAGCCGCCGGCATCGTCTCGCTGCACCTCTCGGCCGAGATCTCGGGCACGTACGACGCCGCTCTGCTCGCGGCGAAGGAAGCGCCGGTTCCGGTGCGGGTGGTGGACACCGGGATGGTCGCCATGGCCCTGGGATTCTGTGCCCTGGCGGCGGCGGAGACGACGGAGGCGGGCGGGAATCTGGACGAGGCCGTCGCAGTGGCGGAGAAGCGGGCCGAGGGCACCTGCGCGTACTTCTACGTCGACACCCTCGACTATCTGCGCCGAGGGGGCCGGATCGGGGCCGCGCAGGCGCTGCTGGGCTCGGCGCTCGCCGTGAAGCCGCTGCTTCAGCTGGACGACGGCCGCATCGAGCTGCTGGAGAAGGTGCGGACCGCCTCGAAGGCGATCGCCCGGCTGGAGGAGATCGCCGCGGAACGGGCGGGCAGTGCTCGGGTGGACATCGCCGTGCACCACCTGGGGGCACCCGAGCGTGCCGAGCGGCTCGCCGAGCGGTTGTGCGAGCGGGTGCCGGGACTGGTCGATCTGCATGTGAGCGAGGTGGGCGCGGTGATCGGTGCGCACACCGGGCCCGGACTGCTCGGGGCAGTGGTTTCGCCGCGCTGA